A stretch of Hoplias malabaricus isolate fHopMal1 chromosome 10, fHopMal1.hap1, whole genome shotgun sequence DNA encodes these proteins:
- the LOC136707989 gene encoding uncharacterized protein: protein MAAREPRKRKPNPKEEAAYFASVCKDKDGFDVKYINQDKGRGVFSCVHFDKGDFLLEYRGELLSKHECEKRQKVYHDALNVFMFEFRYNGKLFCVDASLEDGSLGRLVNDDHLNPNSKMKTITIAGKPHLGLFATRNINPGEEITYNYGDSEWPWRCKPAVINTSLQTVNEGDQLQPKKQIPEATCEIVPEEGPVSIPMPTLPPVREMEQNVAQADTLVSPTSLLTTEDQLQPENWHPQVPRERTREETERDCADQMQPERKSPVATREQTERNCEHEIALATVSSMNKCVECVGPVASLKWIGLQCKVCSSFWHKSCFKKLEKSGTVPVSWTRSTQLKTAMKVNLIMRQWMML from the exons ATGGCTGCCAGGGAGCCACGAAAGAGAAAACCTAATCCAAAAGAGGAGGCTGCATATTTTGCATCTGTTTGTAAGGACAAAGAtgggtttgatgtgaaatacaTAAATCAAGATAAAG GCCGTGGGGTattcagctgtgtccattttGATAAGGGAGACTTTCTTTTAGAATACAGAGGAGAACTATTAAGCAAACATGAATGTGAAAAACGACAAAAAGTATATCATGATGCCCTGAATGTATTCATGTTTGAATTTCGCTACAATGGAAAGCTCTTTTG tgttgatGCGTCTCTGGAAGATGGCTCTCTTGGGAGACTTGTGAACGATGACCATCTTAATCCAAATagcaaaatgaaaacaatcacaattgCAGGAAAACCCCATCTGGGTTTATTTGCAACAAGAAACATAAATCCTGGAGAAGAGATCACGTACAACTATGGTGACTCTGAATGGCCATGGAGATGCAAG CCTGCAGTTATCAATACCAGCCTACAGACAGTTAATGAGGGAGACCAACTGCAACCAAAAAAACAGATACCTGAAGCAACATGTGAG ATTGTTCCTGAGGAAGGACCTGTCAGTATTCCGATGCCAACCCTGCCACCTGTCAGAGAGATGGAACAG aatgTAGCTCAAGCAGATACTCTGGTTTCGCCCACCTCACTGTTGACCACGGAGGACCAACTGCAACCTGAGAATTGGCATCCACAGGTTCcaagagaaagaacaagagaggAAACTGAGAGGGATTGTGCT GACCAAATGCAGCCTGAGAGAAAGAGTCCTGTCGCAACAAGGGAGCAGACTGAAAGG AACTGTGAACATGAAATAGCCCTTGCAACGGTTTCAAGCATGAACAAGTGTGTGGAATGTGTTGGACCAGTTGCATCACTCAAGTGGATTGGTCTACAGTGTAAAG TCTGCTCTTCTTTCTGGCACAAGTCTTGCTTTAAAAAACTTGAGAAGAGTGGAACAGTCCCGGTGTCATGG ACGAGATCAACGCAACTGAAGACAGCAATGAAAGTGAACCTGATAATGAGGCAGTGGATGATGCTATGA